A part of Chlamydia sp. 04-14 genomic DNA contains:
- a CDS encoding CdaR family protein, which yields MDLEKMIDFLSRFFMRNWLRKVVSLGFAIIIWVLVGQTVTITRTLNNVPVRIIDLDTDQTVLGLQSNGLLDKKVSLTITGNKNTVHDLRPTNLEVVISATGHTESWIAAIDKYNLVSLDGETNIRRDIQSVSADDIFIRLTQYVTEDITVTITTPVGSPPKGYEYLDVWPKYLIQKVSGPKEYVNALKEQGLELTFNLNKVSFEELERNRIAQGNHDEIIFPIPEEWKKILIPFGNTNTYENLNDPQADFLRLLFLKQEFIPLNLNLPVLLFFPVKYSNTFNPQAYTLEPSHPIILNQGIYQIDIPLYAKDVSKLFLDVVKNNIALAIVMAPPHGNNSVNWAVEFIDEKTLEDTFVQAIMAQEHGILHDFALIDETGIRHRFREYLRKLSLFGKDGSPLNLSAEISHNKVIIRSKPTETSKLHKKEW from the coding sequence ATGGATTTGGAAAAAATGATCGATTTTCTTTCTCGTTTTTTCATGCGCAATTGGCTGAGAAAAGTAGTATCTCTAGGGTTTGCCATCATCATTTGGGTCCTCGTCGGACAGACGGTAACTATTACCCGCACCTTGAATAATGTTCCCGTACGCATTATCGATCTTGATACTGATCAAACAGTCTTAGGATTACAAAGCAATGGCCTATTAGATAAAAAAGTTTCGTTAACCATCACAGGGAATAAAAATACTGTCCACGATCTTCGTCCTACAAATCTAGAAGTCGTTATTAGTGCTACAGGACATACGGAAAGTTGGATAGCTGCTATTGATAAGTACAATCTTGTTAGTCTTGACGGTGAAACAAATATCCGTAGAGATATTCAAAGCGTTTCCGCTGATGATATTTTTATTCGTTTGACGCAATATGTTACTGAAGACATCACAGTAACAATCACAACTCCTGTGGGAAGTCCTCCTAAAGGCTACGAATATTTAGATGTTTGGCCTAAATATCTTATCCAAAAAGTTAGTGGTCCTAAAGAATATGTAAATGCCCTTAAGGAACAGGGATTAGAGCTTACCTTTAATTTGAATAAGGTGTCTTTCGAGGAGTTAGAAAGAAATCGTATAGCTCAAGGGAATCACGATGAGATTATCTTCCCTATTCCTGAAGAATGGAAAAAAATTCTTATACCTTTTGGCAACACGAATACCTATGAAAATCTAAACGACCCTCAAGCAGATTTCTTACGCTTACTCTTTTTAAAACAGGAATTTATTCCTTTAAATCTCAATCTTCCTGTTTTACTTTTCTTCCCTGTAAAATATAGTAACACCTTCAATCCTCAGGCTTATACTTTAGAACCTTCCCATCCTATTATTCTTAATCAAGGTATCTACCAAATAGATATTCCTCTATATGCGAAAGATGTCAGTAAGCTTTTCTTAGATGTTGTTAAAAATAATATCGCTTTAGCTATTGTCATGGCTCCGCCACACGGGAATAATTCTGTAAATTGGGCTGTAGAATTTATAGATGAAAAGACTCTTGAAGATACCTTTGTTCAAGCTATCATGGCTCAAGAACATGGAATTCTCCATGACTTCGCTTTAATTGATGAAACTGGAATACGTCATCGATTTCGTGAATATTTAAGGAAACTTTCTCTATTTGGGAAAGATGGATCTCCCCTAAATCTTTCTGCAGAGATTTCTCACAACAAAGTGATTATTCGTTCAAAACCTACAGAAACCTCCAAGCTACATAAAAAAGAATGGTAG